Proteins co-encoded in one Kutzneria chonburiensis genomic window:
- a CDS encoding acyl carrier protein, producing MTASTVDDARVREFVLSTLAGEMNVPIDRDRITDDSPIGTSGIDLESLSLVELTLRLEREFEVKIPDTDIEAIGAMTLGQLAADIVRRKAVQ from the coding sequence ATGACCGCGTCCACAGTGGACGACGCACGCGTGCGGGAGTTCGTGCTGAGCACGCTGGCCGGCGAGATGAACGTGCCGATCGACCGGGACAGGATCACCGACGACAGCCCGATCGGCACCAGCGGCATCGACCTGGAGTCGCTCAGCCTGGTCGAGCTGACGCTGCGGCTGGAGCGCGAGTTCGAGGTGAAGATCCCGGACACCGACATCGAGGCCATCGGCGCCATGACGCTGGGGCAGCTGGCCGCCGACATCGTGCGGCGCAAGGCCGTCCAATGA
- a CDS encoding phosphopantetheine-binding protein has protein sequence MTEQDVRELLADPRIFPDLPADLPADAELVIDSMALVWLLHQVKARFGVDADPDDDELDEFTSVARITAYLNRAPRKVETA, from the coding sequence ATGACCGAGCAGGACGTCCGCGAGCTGCTGGCCGACCCGCGGATCTTCCCGGACCTGCCGGCCGACCTGCCGGCCGACGCCGAGCTGGTGATCGACTCGATGGCCCTGGTGTGGCTGCTGCACCAGGTGAAGGCCCGCTTCGGGGTGGACGCCGATCCGGACGACGACGAGCTGGACGAGTTCACCTCGGTCGCCCGCATCACGGCATACCTGAACCGGGCCCCGAGGAAGGTCGAGACGGCATGA
- a CDS encoding beta-ketoacyl-[acyl-carrier-protein] synthase family protein — MTGGVVVTGYGVFTAFGWGEKALRDGVFTGAQVFAPARRFDPTPFRTPMTAAAAGDPDLVEVLGGCADDAVDMAGLPPGTTVATLLGSAGDWKSVTRFSRGLEFSPGAGVPGVLAGMVADRIGFDGPRLAFTNACVASASALIHGWRLITAGRQEVALCAGAYLVEEENMAKFDSGRALSKDGAIRPFSLDRSGLLLGDGAAAIVLESEEHARGRGAQVLARMTGVGVASDAFHIAKPHPEGRGINSAISQAFRRAGVSGVDYVNAHGTGTPANDGAETNGLRAGVGTDTPISSTKSTTGHMLEAAGAVEFVVSLLALLDGVIPPTAGYRVPDPACDLDYVTEGPRRVPLQRVLSLNAAFGGMNTAILLEQP; from the coding sequence ATGACGGGCGGGGTCGTCGTCACCGGGTACGGTGTGTTCACGGCGTTCGGCTGGGGCGAGAAGGCGTTGCGGGACGGGGTGTTCACCGGCGCGCAGGTGTTCGCGCCGGCGCGCCGGTTCGACCCGACGCCGTTCCGGACGCCGATGACCGCCGCCGCGGCCGGCGACCCCGACCTGGTCGAGGTGCTCGGCGGCTGCGCCGACGACGCCGTGGACATGGCCGGCCTGCCGCCCGGCACCACGGTGGCGACACTGCTCGGCTCGGCCGGCGACTGGAAGTCGGTGACCCGGTTCTCGCGGGGCCTCGAGTTCTCGCCGGGGGCCGGCGTTCCCGGTGTGCTGGCCGGGATGGTGGCCGACCGGATCGGTTTCGACGGGCCACGGCTGGCGTTCACCAACGCCTGCGTGGCCTCGGCCTCCGCCCTGATCCACGGCTGGCGGTTGATCACCGCCGGCCGGCAGGAGGTGGCGCTGTGCGCCGGGGCGTACCTGGTCGAGGAGGAGAACATGGCCAAGTTCGACTCCGGCCGGGCGTTGTCCAAGGACGGCGCGATCCGACCGTTCTCCTTGGACCGCAGCGGTTTGCTGCTGGGTGACGGCGCGGCCGCGATCGTGCTGGAGTCCGAGGAGCACGCTCGGGGCCGCGGTGCTCAGGTGCTGGCCCGGATGACCGGCGTCGGCGTCGCCTCGGACGCCTTCCACATCGCCAAACCTCATCCCGAGGGCCGTGGCATCAACTCTGCCATCTCCCAGGCGTTTCGCCGCGCCGGAGTGTCCGGTGTGGACTATGTCAACGCCCACGGCACGGGCACCCCGGCTAATGACGGCGCGGAGACCAACGGTCTGCGCGCGGGGGTCGGCACAGACACCCCGATCAGCTCGACGAAGAGCACCACCGGGCACATGCTGGAGGCAGCCGGCGCGGTGGAGTTCGTGGTGTCGCTGCTGGCCTTGCTCGACGGCGTGATCCCGCCAACCGCCGGATATCGGGTTCCGGACCCGGCCTGCGACCTCGACTACGTGACCGAGGGCCCGCGCCGGGTTCCGCTGCAACGGGTTTTGTCCCTGAACGCCGCGTTCGGCGGCATGAACACCGCGATCCTGTTGGAGCAGCCGTGA
- the pcaB gene encoding 3-carboxy-cis,cis-muconate cycloisomerase: MTGADSGLLAPTWAGTPVAGETDDEAWLRAMVDVEAALARAQARLGIVPDSAAKAISAVSSSQLDVVQLAADSRGAANPVVAFVPALMKLVPPEVAEYVHRGSTSQDILDSAAMLVVQRVRSLVLADLRRCADALARLAVDHRSTLIAGRTLTQHAVPTTFGLKAAGWLTLVLDAIERLEALVLPAELAGAAGTLAAYVEYGRLAGVGGGVELIGPFAEELGLAEPVGPWHTARTPILDVGHALQFVAGALGKIAVDVQVLSRTEIGEVAEPAADGRGASSAMPQKRNPVLATLIVTAARQVPAQVSVLAASMVAEDERPGGAWHAEWQTLREALRLVGGAAFTAAELLAGLEVFPERMAANLALTGGAIVSERLNVALAPVLGKAAAKKVLAEAAREAAANGTSLRAALAGRIEVELPLDELLDPARYLGDAAALVDRVLARYHN; this comes from the coding sequence GTGACCGGTGCCGACTCCGGGCTGCTGGCCCCGACCTGGGCCGGCACGCCGGTGGCCGGGGAGACCGACGACGAGGCGTGGCTGCGGGCCATGGTCGACGTCGAGGCGGCGCTGGCCCGGGCCCAGGCCCGACTCGGCATCGTGCCCGACAGCGCGGCCAAGGCCATCTCCGCGGTGTCGTCGTCGCAGCTCGACGTCGTCCAGCTGGCCGCCGACTCCCGTGGGGCCGCCAACCCCGTCGTCGCCTTCGTGCCGGCGCTGATGAAGCTGGTGCCGCCGGAGGTCGCCGAGTACGTGCACCGGGGCTCCACCAGCCAGGACATTCTGGACAGCGCGGCCATGCTGGTCGTGCAGCGGGTTCGGTCGCTGGTGCTGGCCGACCTCCGGCGCTGTGCCGACGCGCTGGCCCGGCTGGCCGTCGACCACCGCTCGACCTTGATCGCTGGGCGGACCCTGACGCAGCACGCGGTGCCCACGACGTTCGGGCTGAAGGCCGCCGGCTGGTTGACGCTCGTGCTGGACGCGATCGAGCGGCTCGAGGCGTTGGTGTTGCCGGCCGAGCTGGCCGGCGCGGCCGGCACCCTTGCCGCGTATGTCGAGTACGGTCGGCTGGCCGGTGTCGGCGGCGGTGTCGAGCTGATCGGCCCGTTCGCCGAGGAGCTGGGGCTGGCCGAGCCGGTCGGCCCGTGGCACACCGCCCGGACCCCGATTCTCGATGTGGGCCACGCCCTTCAGTTCGTCGCCGGCGCGCTCGGCAAGATCGCCGTTGACGTGCAGGTGTTGTCCCGTACGGAGATCGGCGAGGTCGCCGAGCCCGCCGCCGATGGACGAGGCGCTTCGTCGGCCATGCCGCAGAAGCGAAATCCGGTGCTGGCCACGTTGATCGTCACTGCCGCGCGGCAGGTGCCCGCGCAGGTGTCGGTGCTGGCCGCCAGCATGGTTGCCGAGGACGAGCGTCCCGGCGGGGCCTGGCATGCCGAGTGGCAGACCCTTCGCGAGGCGCTCCGCCTGGTCGGCGGCGCGGCGTTCACCGCAGCGGAGTTGTTGGCGGGCTTGGAGGTCTTCCCCGAGCGCATGGCGGCCAACCTGGCATTGACCGGCGGCGCGATCGTCAGCGAGCGGCTCAATGTCGCCCTGGCGCCGGTGTTGGGCAAGGCGGCGGCCAAGAAGGTGCTTGCCGAGGCGGCTCGTGAGGCCGCGGCCAACGGAACGTCCCTGCGCGCGGCCCTGGCCGGCCGCATCGAGGTCGAACTGCCCCTGGACGAGCTGTTGGATCCCGCGCGCTACCTCGGCGACGCCGCGGCGCTCGTGGACCGGGTGTTGGCGCGGTACCACAACTAG
- a CDS encoding class I adenylate-forming enzyme family protein, whose translation MELVADLLSQHPDDLPYLIADHVVTHGELREAVRQEAALFSSAGVREGSTVALQIPPSFTQIEVLLALWQLGAQVMLVDHRLKPAEVEQLRALCRPQHVVRAGAAGWSRLSFRSRHELVTEKRADGLPASTDHRLIQFSSGSTGRPKVVGRTEASITAEIRRFNQLTGMPALGERVLLLSSTAHSFGLIAGLLHSLYAGVGVVFAAKVAANDILRAADEHEVSAIFGVPFHYELLATAENPPLLPSLRCAVSGGELMPPAVAERFHDVYGVRVGESYGTTETGVIAMDISGRLRPTVGPATPGILLRIRDGEVDVQLPTTPYLTADGQDRYVDGWLRTRDRGELTVDGTVRLLGRGDSLVVIGGLKVDLTEIEDVLTKHGSVAEAVLVHGEVIEAYVSTVDVSLAAEDLVRWCADHLADYKVPKLVRVLPRLPRTPNGKLIRDRGSLRAAALVAGLPDPARSA comes from the coding sequence ATGGAGCTCGTCGCAGATCTGCTGTCCCAACATCCCGACGACCTGCCCTACCTCATCGCCGATCACGTTGTCACGCACGGAGAACTGCGTGAAGCGGTACGGCAGGAGGCGGCACTGTTCTCCTCGGCCGGGGTGCGCGAGGGCAGCACCGTGGCGTTGCAGATCCCACCCAGCTTCACCCAGATCGAAGTGCTGCTGGCGTTGTGGCAGCTCGGCGCGCAGGTGATGCTGGTCGACCATCGGCTCAAGCCGGCCGAGGTCGAGCAGCTGCGGGCGCTGTGCCGGCCGCAGCACGTGGTCCGGGCCGGCGCGGCCGGCTGGTCCCGGCTCAGCTTCCGGTCGCGCCACGAGCTCGTGACGGAGAAGCGCGCCGACGGCCTGCCGGCGAGCACCGACCACCGGCTGATCCAGTTCAGCTCCGGCTCCACCGGGCGGCCCAAGGTGGTCGGCCGCACCGAGGCGTCGATCACCGCCGAGATCCGCCGGTTCAACCAGCTCACCGGCATGCCGGCGCTGGGGGAGCGGGTGCTGCTGCTCAGTTCCACGGCGCACAGCTTCGGCCTGATCGCCGGGCTGCTGCACTCGCTGTACGCCGGTGTCGGCGTGGTGTTCGCGGCCAAGGTCGCCGCCAACGACATCCTTCGGGCCGCGGACGAGCACGAGGTCAGTGCGATCTTCGGGGTGCCGTTCCACTACGAACTCCTTGCCACCGCGGAGAATCCGCCGCTGCTGCCGTCGCTGCGGTGCGCGGTCTCCGGCGGCGAGCTGATGCCGCCGGCGGTGGCCGAGCGATTCCACGACGTGTACGGGGTTCGCGTCGGGGAGTCCTACGGCACCACCGAAACCGGTGTGATCGCCATGGACATCAGCGGGCGGCTGCGCCCGACGGTCGGCCCGGCCACCCCGGGCATCCTGCTGCGCATCCGTGACGGTGAGGTCGATGTGCAGCTGCCGACCACGCCGTACCTCACCGCGGACGGCCAGGACCGCTACGTCGACGGCTGGCTGCGCACCCGGGACCGGGGCGAGCTGACCGTGGACGGCACGGTCCGGCTGCTCGGCCGCGGTGACTCGCTGGTGGTCATCGGCGGTCTCAAGGTCGACCTGACCGAGATCGAGGACGTGCTGACCAAGCACGGCTCGGTGGCCGAAGCCGTGCTGGTGCACGGCGAAGTCATCGAGGCTTACGTGTCCACGGTGGACGTTTCGCTGGCGGCCGAGGATCTCGTCCGCTGGTGTGCCGACCACCTGGCCGACTACAAGGTGCCGAAGCTGGTGCGGGTGCTGCCCCGGCTGCCGAGGACCCCCAACGGCAAGCTCATTCGCGACCGCGGCTCGCTGCGGGCGGCGGCGCTGGTCGCCGGCCTGCCCGATCCGGCCCGATCTGCCTGA
- a CDS encoding 3-dehydroquinate synthase II codes for MKFAWIDLRTVPQPQLEAVVAAAVHTRIAGVVSDDPALLATLPPTLQKVVLGPESGGDLVTTIVDDGDQLDRLIAAGHTGVVFVQVSDDRTLNLACTAAARLPWTIVSFTDPTKIPLEIVIAAADRSDGKLVCVVGDIEEATIVLDVLEHGSDGLLLAPRDANEVFQLARLLEAGSNDLALSTLTVDRIDHVGLGDRVCVDTCSHFEQDEGILVGSYSSGFILCVSETHPLPYMPTRPFRVNAGALHSYVLGPDNRTNYLSELHSGSTVLAVNTEGRTRRVVVGRAKLESRPLLQITAHSGDGVEVSLTVQDDWHVRVLGPGPKVRNVTELQQGDELLGYIATDKRHVGIPIGEFCKES; via the coding sequence GTGAAATTCGCTTGGATCGACCTGCGCACCGTTCCGCAGCCGCAGCTGGAGGCCGTGGTCGCGGCCGCGGTGCACACCCGGATCGCCGGCGTGGTCTCGGACGACCCGGCGCTGCTGGCCACGCTGCCGCCGACGCTGCAGAAAGTGGTGCTGGGCCCGGAAAGCGGTGGTGACCTGGTCACCACGATCGTCGACGACGGCGACCAGCTCGACCGGCTGATCGCCGCCGGCCACACCGGCGTGGTCTTCGTCCAGGTCAGTGACGACCGCACGCTCAACCTGGCCTGCACGGCGGCGGCCCGGCTGCCGTGGACGATCGTCAGCTTCACCGACCCGACGAAGATCCCGCTGGAGATCGTGATCGCCGCGGCCGACCGGTCCGACGGCAAGCTGGTCTGCGTGGTCGGCGACATCGAGGAAGCCACCATCGTGCTGGACGTCCTCGAACACGGCTCGGACGGCCTGCTGCTCGCGCCGCGTGACGCCAACGAGGTGTTCCAGCTGGCCCGCCTGCTGGAAGCGGGCAGCAACGACCTGGCGCTGTCCACCCTGACCGTGGACCGGATCGACCACGTCGGCCTCGGCGACCGCGTGTGCGTCGACACCTGCTCGCACTTCGAGCAGGACGAGGGCATCCTGGTCGGCTCCTACTCGTCCGGCTTCATCCTCTGCGTCAGCGAGACGCATCCCTTGCCGTACATGCCGACCCGGCCGTTCCGGGTCAACGCCGGCGCGCTGCACTCGTACGTGCTCGGCCCGGACAACCGCACCAACTACCTGTCCGAGCTGCACTCCGGCAGCACCGTGCTGGCGGTCAACACCGAGGGCCGCACCCGCCGGGTCGTGGTCGGCCGCGCGAAGCTGGAATCCCGGCCGCTGCTCCAGATCACGGCGCACTCGGGCGACGGCGTCGAGGTGAGCCTGACCGTGCAGGACGACTGGCACGTGCGGGTGCTCGGCCCGGGCCCGAAGGTCCGCAACGTCACCGAGTTGCAGCAGGGCGACGAGCTGCTGGGCTACATCGCCACCGACAAGCGCCACGTCGGCATCCCGATCGGCGAGTTCTGCAAGGAGAGCTGA
- a CDS encoding class I adenylate-forming enzyme family protein, which yields MISKEERARIAADTELGAGNVLHRIKEYGRPLDEPVLWTDGTWQAPDGSRPTVLTLGRLYEIVETYAGFYASKGIKPRDVVGVLTASSTEFAINFMAVNSLGAIPSFTNAKLRPEIAREYIRRQGASGAVTDAERHETLAGGELGFVITSSDVRPEHRDHLPATGWPYRHDKTDPIIISHSSGTTGMPKAVPHTHETLLYAQLHRLKLSVGGSMGRLLVALPGNHNAAMSVMMFGLLLGSPVMLLSSQRGDDVLDAVQEFKPTTVFGFSGTYAQMATADLSKWDTSSIEAYYNTGDAAHEAHIRVLVGLGSHEEIGRDLKPHRVPGSVFTDGLGSSETGYSIFHNGHRPGSTSFGRCIGKPMSFAKAAVLSEDGRPLPPGEVGRLGVKSPTLTPGYWNDSITWHRLRLGGYWLTGDLSYQDAEGNFYHLDRAPDAIRTRDGIVFSTRTEELLLANRPELVDCTVTAIVEDGVQADWDGDGIGDAYVLLQFAGAEDPAEDLTTWVNDVLAQHGFPPVTRALRMDYTDVSVGVTGKVLKRVMRERAKELVARAEGK from the coding sequence GTGATTTCCAAGGAAGAACGCGCCCGGATCGCGGCGGACACCGAGCTCGGCGCGGGCAACGTGCTGCACCGGATCAAGGAGTACGGCCGGCCGCTGGACGAGCCGGTGCTGTGGACCGACGGCACCTGGCAGGCCCCCGACGGGAGCCGCCCGACCGTGCTCACCCTCGGCCGGCTGTACGAGATCGTGGAGACCTACGCCGGTTTCTACGCCAGCAAGGGCATCAAGCCGCGGGACGTGGTCGGCGTGCTCACCGCGTCCAGCACCGAGTTCGCGATCAACTTCATGGCGGTCAACTCGCTGGGCGCGATCCCGTCCTTCACCAATGCCAAGCTGCGCCCGGAAATCGCCCGTGAGTACATCCGGCGACAGGGTGCCTCCGGCGCGGTCACCGACGCCGAGCGGCACGAAACCCTGGCGGGCGGTGAGCTGGGCTTCGTGATCACGTCGTCGGATGTCCGGCCGGAGCACCGGGATCACCTGCCGGCCACCGGTTGGCCGTACCGGCACGACAAGACCGACCCGATCATCATCTCGCACTCCTCCGGCACCACCGGCATGCCCAAGGCCGTGCCGCACACCCACGAAACCCTGCTCTACGCCCAGTTGCACCGGCTCAAGCTGTCGGTCGGCGGCTCGATGGGCCGGCTGCTGGTCGCGTTGCCGGGCAACCACAACGCCGCCATGTCGGTGATGATGTTCGGGCTGCTGCTGGGCTCGCCGGTGATGCTGCTGTCCAGCCAGCGCGGCGACGACGTTCTCGATGCCGTGCAGGAGTTCAAGCCCACCACGGTGTTCGGCTTCTCCGGCACGTACGCGCAGATGGCAACGGCCGATCTGTCCAAATGGGACACTTCAAGCATCGAGGCCTACTACAACACCGGCGACGCCGCCCACGAGGCGCACATCCGGGTGCTGGTCGGCCTGGGCAGCCACGAGGAGATCGGCCGCGACCTCAAGCCGCACCGGGTCCCCGGCTCGGTGTTCACCGACGGCCTCGGCTCGTCCGAGACCGGCTATTCCATCTTCCACAATGGACACCGGCCGGGCAGCACGTCCTTCGGCCGCTGCATCGGCAAGCCGATGAGCTTCGCCAAGGCCGCCGTGCTGTCCGAGGACGGCCGCCCGCTGCCGCCCGGCGAGGTCGGCCGGCTCGGCGTCAAGTCGCCGACGCTGACTCCCGGCTACTGGAACGACTCCATCACCTGGCACCGGCTGCGGCTGGGCGGCTACTGGCTCACCGGCGACCTGTCGTACCAGGACGCGGAGGGCAACTTCTACCACCTGGACCGGGCGCCCGACGCCATCCGCACCCGTGACGGCATCGTGTTCAGCACCCGTACCGAGGAACTGCTGCTGGCCAACCGGCCGGAGCTGGTCGACTGCACGGTCACCGCGATCGTCGAGGACGGCGTGCAGGCCGACTGGGACGGCGACGGCATCGGCGACGCGTACGTGTTGTTGCAGTTCGCGGGGGCCGAGGACCCGGCCGAGGACCTGACCACGTGGGTCAACGATGTGCTGGCGCAGCACGGGTTTCCCCCTGTCACCCGGGCGCTGCGGATGGACTACACGGACGTCTCGGTCGGCGTGACCGGTAAGGTGCTCAAGCGCGTGATGCGTGAACGGGCCAAGGAGCTCGTCGCGCGCGCCGAGGGGAAGTGA
- a CDS encoding NAD-dependent epimerase/dehydratase family protein: protein MRVLLAGATGVIGRELLPLLRKAGHHVTALARGASHDVDADAVVAADLLDGPGLTAAVVEARPEVVVHQVTALRPVSGDTRWEVFGRTAHVRRVGTANLVDAARAAGARRIVAQSIAFATAPVGDPVLDENAPLYVNAPDATWALTVQAVAALEDTVLGAGDLSPIVLRYGSLYGQYTLYDASGAIGQAVHLGRLPLVGDGAGLTSFVTVRDAALATVLAVDHPTTGVFNIVDDRPAAARDWLPGYADLLGAPEPKRIPVDLGERLLGWYGAYQQTRQRGASNAKARLELAWRPTVPTWADGLCQALPEVAR from the coding sequence ATGCGGGTGTTGCTGGCCGGTGCGACCGGGGTGATCGGGCGGGAGCTGCTTCCTTTGTTACGCAAGGCCGGTCACCACGTGACCGCCCTTGCGCGCGGTGCGTCCCACGACGTGGACGCGGATGCCGTGGTCGCCGCGGACCTGTTGGACGGGCCCGGCTTGACGGCTGCCGTCGTCGAGGCGCGACCGGAAGTCGTTGTGCACCAGGTCACTGCATTGCGGCCGGTCAGCGGCGACACCCGCTGGGAAGTCTTCGGACGGACCGCGCACGTGCGCCGCGTCGGCACGGCCAACCTGGTCGACGCGGCCCGTGCCGCCGGCGCACGGCGGATCGTGGCGCAGAGCATCGCTTTCGCCACCGCGCCGGTCGGCGATCCCGTGTTGGACGAGAATGCGCCACTGTACGTCAATGCACCCGATGCCACCTGGGCGCTGACCGTGCAAGCCGTTGCGGCGCTGGAAGACACGGTGCTCGGGGCTGGTGACCTGTCGCCGATCGTGTTGCGGTACGGCAGTTTGTACGGGCAGTACACCCTGTACGACGCGAGCGGAGCCATCGGGCAGGCCGTGCACCTCGGTCGGCTGCCGCTGGTCGGCGACGGGGCCGGGCTGACGTCGTTCGTGACCGTACGAGACGCGGCCCTGGCCACCGTGCTGGCCGTCGACCACCCCACCACCGGCGTGTTCAACATCGTCGACGACCGGCCGGCGGCGGCGCGCGACTGGCTGCCCGGCTACGCCGACCTGCTCGGCGCGCCGGAACCCAAGCGGATCCCGGTCGACCTGGGGGAGCGGCTGCTCGGCTGGTACGGGGCGTACCAGCAGACCCGCCAGCGCGGCGCGTCCAACGCCAAAGCCCGCCTCGAGCTTGCCTGGAGGCCCACCGTGCCAACCTGGGCCGACGGTCTCTGCCAAGCCCTGCCGGAGGTTGCACGGTGA
- a CDS encoding FAD/NAD(P)-binding protein — protein MRICIIGAGPRGTSVLERIIANRDAPVEVHLIDPFPPGAGSVWRISQSDTLLMNTVASQVSLYTDDSVELAGPIVPGPSLYEWARSVTGDQPAHVRDEIAALGPDTYPSRALYGYYLEWVFTQLLAAAGDVSVTVHRGTAVAVDDQPDGRQTVRLKNGSTVDDADAVVLALGHGPVVLTDEETRLRDFAAERGLTYIAPSNPADLDLSRIEPGEKVALRGLGLNFFDYLALFTEGRGGRYERTDDGLVYRPSGLEPAMYAGSRRGVPHHARGENQKGPVGRHTPVFLTPQVIERLRRSGRVRFMRDVWPLIDKEARAVYYATLLADRLGPDQVAEFAKLYQEVLVADGDDGELLARFGVAETERWSWERIAKPYGEKAFADQADYQRWLLGYLRSDAREAKRGNVSSPLKAALDTLRDLRNEIRMVVDHGGITGGSYRDELARWYTPFNAFLSIGPPLRRIEEMTALLEADVLRVLGPGVRVSLGETFLVDATSVPAPPIAVTTLIEARIPDVDLNRSANPLLRYLKATGQCRPFHIPDEGAESFESGGVAVTARPYHVIDAADRPHPARFAYGVPTEYVHWVTAAGIRPGVGSVTLEDSDAIARAALAVRTVPLADVGRLA, from the coding sequence GTGAGGATCTGCATCATCGGCGCCGGTCCGCGCGGCACATCTGTGCTGGAACGGATCATCGCCAACCGCGACGCGCCCGTCGAGGTGCATCTGATCGACCCCTTCCCGCCGGGGGCGGGCAGTGTGTGGCGGATCAGCCAGTCCGACACGCTGCTGATGAACACGGTCGCGTCCCAGGTCAGCCTGTACACGGACGACAGCGTGGAGCTGGCCGGCCCGATCGTGCCGGGGCCGTCGCTGTACGAGTGGGCCCGTTCGGTCACCGGTGACCAGCCGGCGCACGTCCGCGACGAGATCGCCGCGCTGGGGCCGGACACGTACCCGAGCCGGGCGTTGTACGGCTACTACCTGGAGTGGGTGTTCACCCAGTTGCTCGCGGCGGCCGGCGACGTGTCCGTGACGGTGCACCGCGGCACCGCCGTCGCCGTCGACGACCAGCCCGACGGCCGGCAGACCGTTCGGCTCAAGAACGGGTCCACAGTGGACGACGCCGACGCCGTGGTGCTGGCGCTGGGGCACGGTCCGGTGGTGCTCACCGACGAGGAGACCCGGCTGCGGGACTTCGCCGCCGAGCGCGGGCTGACCTACATCGCACCGAGCAACCCGGCCGACCTGGACCTGTCCCGGATCGAGCCGGGGGAGAAGGTTGCGCTGCGCGGGCTGGGCCTGAACTTCTTCGACTACCTGGCCCTGTTCACCGAGGGCCGCGGCGGCCGCTACGAGCGCACCGACGACGGGCTGGTCTACCGCCCGTCCGGCCTGGAGCCGGCCATGTACGCCGGCTCGCGGCGCGGCGTCCCGCACCACGCCCGCGGTGAGAACCAGAAGGGCCCGGTCGGCCGGCACACGCCGGTTTTCCTGACGCCGCAGGTCATCGAGCGGTTGCGGCGGTCCGGTCGGGTCCGGTTCATGCGCGACGTGTGGCCGTTGATCGACAAGGAGGCCCGTGCCGTCTACTACGCGACGCTGCTGGCCGACCGGCTCGGTCCCGACCAGGTCGCGGAGTTCGCCAAGCTGTACCAGGAAGTCCTGGTTGCCGACGGCGATGACGGCGAGCTGCTGGCCCGGTTCGGCGTGGCCGAGACGGAACGGTGGAGCTGGGAGCGGATCGCCAAGCCGTACGGCGAGAAGGCGTTCGCCGACCAGGCCGACTACCAGCGCTGGCTGCTCGGCTACCTGCGCTCCGACGCGCGCGAGGCCAAGCGCGGCAACGTGTCCAGCCCGTTGAAAGCCGCACTCGACACGCTGCGCGATCTGCGCAACGAGATTCGCATGGTCGTCGACCACGGCGGCATCACCGGCGGCTCCTATCGGGACGAGCTGGCCCGCTGGTACACCCCGTTCAACGCCTTCCTGTCCATCGGCCCGCCGCTGCGCCGCATCGAGGAGATGACCGCGCTGCTGGAGGCCGACGTGCTGCGCGTGCTCGGGCCCGGCGTCCGGGTGTCGCTCGGCGAGACCTTCCTGGTCGACGCCACGTCCGTGCCGGCCCCGCCGATCGCCGTCACCACGCTCATCGAGGCCCGCATCCCCGACGTGGATCTCAACCGCAGCGCCAATCCGCTGCTGCGGTACCTCAAGGCCACCGGCCAGTGCCGGCCGTTCCACATTCCGGACGAGGGCGCGGAGTCGTTCGAGAGCGGCGGTGTCGCCGTCACCGCGCGGCCGTACCACGTGATCGACGCCGCCGACCGGCCGCATCCCGCCCGGTTCGCCTACGGCGTGCCCACCGAGTACGTTCACTGGGTGACCGCCGCCGGCATCCGCCCGGGCGTCGGCTCGGTGACGCTGGAGGACTCCGACGCCATCGCGCGGGCCGCGCTGGCCGTGCGGACCGTGCCGCTGGCGGACGTTGGGAGGCTGGCGTGA